The Candidatus Stygibacter australis nucleotide sequence GATAATGTGCGCTTTAGGAAGCAGGTATTACCTGGAGACGTCTTGCGCTTTGAACTGAAAGTGATCTCTATGAAGCGGGGATTGGCGAAAATGCATGGCGATGCTTTTGTGTTTGATACCAAAGTCTGCGAAGGTGACTTCATGGCGAAAATAGTTAATCGCTAATAAATATATTCTTATTAGGAGCTTAAATGGCGAATTATATCCATCCTTCTGCAATAATTGATGAATCTGCTGTATTAGGTGATAATAATCACATAGGACCCTTCTGCATTATCGGAGAAGATGTAATACTTGGAAACGGCAATAGATTAATGTCCAATGTTCTTATCTACCGTCATACCCGCATGGGTGATAATAACACTTTTCATCATGGAGCTACAGCAGGAACTGACCCTCAGGATCTTAAATATAATGGCGAGCTTACTTATCTTAATATTGGCGACAATAATACATTTAGAGAATTTGTTACCCTTAATAGATCTGCAACTACTGACGAAGATTCCTCTATTGGTTCAAATTGCCTGCTGATGGCGTATGTACATCTGGCACATAACTGCCATGTGGGTAATAATGTAATTCTGGCAAATGCCGTTAATCTCGCTGGTCATATCACTATTGATGATTTTACTTCCGTTGGAGGTATGGTGGCAATCCATCAGTTTGTGAAAATTGGCAAGTATGCCTTTATTGGTGGTAAATCCGGCATTAAAAAAGATATCCCCCCTTTCACCAGAGGTGAAGGATTCCCCTACGAGCTGCATGGATTGAATACTGTAGGTTTACAGAGGAAAGGTTTTACTGCTGAAGAGATCAAGGGGATCAAGGAGATATATCGTATTTTCTACCGTAAAGGATATAATACAGCTCAAGCGATGGCAGAAGCTGAAAAGATTGAATCACCTGCACCCTGGCAGATAGAATTCATTGATTTTGTCCGTAAAGCAGAAAGAGGCATCTGCAGATAATTGCTTAATTAATAAATTTTTGATAAAAAATAAAACCCCCAGGAATTCCTGGGGGTTTTTCTATTTCTAAATATTTACTTTTTCTTTCTTGATGCTAAGCGTTTATTGAAGTATCCAACCAGAATTGGGCTGGCAATAAATATCGAAGAGTATGTACCCACGACCACACCAATCAAAAGAGCAAAAGCAAAATCATTGATCACTGAGCCACCAAAGATATAAAGGCAGAGTACTACCAGGAAAGTAGTCACTGAAGTAATGATGGTTCTGCTCAATGTCTCATTGATTGATTTATTGATAATATCCGCATAGGTTTGTTTACGATATTTCTTGATATCCTCGCGGATCCTGTCAAACACCACAATGGTATCATTAAGAGAGTATCCCACGATGGTTAGCAGGGCAGCAACCACCGGCAGACTGACCTCTTTACCAAAGAT carries:
- the lpxA gene encoding acyl-ACP--UDP-N-acetylglucosamine O-acyltransferase yields the protein MANYIHPSAIIDESAVLGDNNHIGPFCIIGEDVILGNGNRLMSNVLIYRHTRMGDNNTFHHGATAGTDPQDLKYNGELTYLNIGDNNTFREFVTLNRSATTDEDSSIGSNCLLMAYVHLAHNCHVGNNVILANAVNLAGHITIDDFTSVGGMVAIHQFVKIGKYAFIGGKSGIKKDIPPFTRGEGFPYELHGLNTVGLQRKGFTAEEIKGIKEIYRIFYRKGYNTAQAMAEAEKIESPAPWQIEFIDFVRKAERGICR